Genomic segment of uncultured Tolumonas sp.:
AAGCGGCCATTAAGCTGTGTGAGGCTGAGCAGGATTATCAGACCCGTGAAATGCTGGAAAAACAGTTGGATGATACCGAAGTGGATCACGCCTACTGGCTGGAAAAACAGCTGCGTTTAATTGATCAGATTGGTTTGCAAAATTATCTACAATCGCAAATTTAGCCTTCCCTTCTGCTGTCTGAATTGAGAATATGACGCATTCAGGCAGCGGCCATTTTTGCTCTGTTATCCGTTTAACGTTGAGCCGCTGTGGTCTGTTTTATTCATGCAGTTTTAATTCATTATTCGGAACAAGACCATGCGCGTTTCTGTTTTACAACACGTTCCTTTTGAGGAATTAGGTAATATTCAACCTTGGTTAGTGCAACACAACGCAGAAATTCATTATTGCCGTTTATATGCTAATGATCCGTTGCCTGATGTAAATGAAACCGACCTGCTGATTGTGCTCGGCGGGCCAATGAGTGTAAATGATGAATCGCATTACCCTTGGCTGGTGGCGGAAAAAGCCTTTCTGGCACAGGCGATTGCGGCGGAAAAACCGATTGTC
This window contains:
- a CDS encoding gamma-glutamyl-gamma-aminobutyrate hydrolase family protein (Members of this family of hydrolases with an active site Cys residue belong to MEROPS family C26.) — its product is MRVSVLQHVPFEELGNIQPWLVQHNAEIHYCRLYANDPLPDVNETDLLIVLGGPMSVNDESHYPWLVAEKAFLAQAIAAEKPIVGICLGAQLIASCQGARIYSNYAKEIGWFDITAVAASGDVLPLPATMHVFHWHGETFELPTNAVLLASSVACNNQI